Proteins encoded within one genomic window of Nonomuraea gerenzanensis:
- a CDS encoding DUF2207 domain-containing protein, translating into MGIRLTMAALAATALTLSATPAALAAEAGMTDEVTMTLGKDGTLHVVEKISGASGQLKRTFITRTRYDDDNDRLYRISNVKGGTLAGDVLTVTGQTVEYDVKGAVTPSGGVEELRWFAVNGWNQPVAKATVKVNGPGQVQNLSCFAGALTSAIGCTSASMDHGATQADFEQEDIATDQALTVVVGYPKGSSTGKPILERRFSLSAAFTLDTVTGGALAGLLVLLLGGIGLLYWTRGRDARVAGHESGKVDPVQNGHFTPPDGVRPGQIGTLVDEQADVIDVTATIVDLAVRGYLRIDEQPRQTYDAPDWMLVRLPNAPANALLPYELALYQAIFDGRDAVLLSQLSGSFAAHLGKVRDALYADVVRQGWFARRPDTERTRWTTIGVVLVGVGLLATVGLAWFTTYGLIGLAVVIAGGALAVGGQYMPAKTAKGSAALAHTMGFRQYLFSGELGDVPEQHRVELFSRYLPYAVIFDGVEHWSRVVASVTGNGHQADNLYWYHGPAEWDLSKFAGSMRTFTTTTSGAISATRQFRSL; encoded by the coding sequence ATGGGTATCAGACTCACGATGGCCGCCCTGGCGGCCACCGCTCTGACGTTGTCCGCAACCCCCGCCGCTCTCGCAGCGGAGGCCGGGATGACGGACGAGGTCACGATGACCCTCGGCAAGGACGGCACCCTGCACGTGGTCGAGAAGATCAGCGGGGCGTCGGGCCAGCTCAAGCGGACGTTCATCACGCGGACGCGGTACGACGACGACAACGACCGCCTCTACCGGATCTCGAACGTCAAGGGCGGCACCCTGGCGGGCGACGTGCTCACGGTGACGGGCCAGACCGTCGAGTACGACGTCAAGGGGGCGGTGACGCCCTCGGGCGGCGTCGAGGAGCTGCGCTGGTTCGCGGTGAACGGCTGGAACCAGCCGGTCGCCAAGGCCACGGTCAAGGTGAACGGCCCCGGGCAGGTCCAGAACCTGTCCTGCTTCGCCGGCGCGCTCACCTCCGCCATCGGCTGCACCTCCGCCTCGATGGACCACGGCGCCACGCAGGCCGACTTCGAGCAGGAGGACATCGCCACCGACCAGGCCCTCACGGTCGTCGTCGGATACCCGAAGGGCTCCAGCACCGGCAAGCCCATCCTGGAGCGGCGCTTCTCCCTGTCGGCCGCGTTCACGCTCGACACCGTCACCGGCGGCGCCCTGGCGGGGCTGCTGGTCCTGCTGCTCGGCGGCATCGGCCTGCTGTACTGGACGCGCGGCCGTGACGCCAGGGTCGCCGGCCACGAGAGCGGCAAGGTCGATCCGGTGCAGAACGGCCATTTCACCCCGCCCGACGGGGTGCGCCCCGGCCAGATCGGCACGCTGGTGGACGAGCAGGCCGACGTGATCGACGTGACCGCCACCATCGTGGACCTGGCCGTGCGCGGCTACCTGCGCATCGACGAGCAGCCCAGGCAGACCTACGACGCCCCCGACTGGATGCTGGTGCGGCTGCCGAACGCGCCCGCGAACGCGCTCCTGCCGTACGAGCTGGCGCTCTACCAGGCCATCTTCGACGGGCGTGACGCGGTGCTGCTGTCACAGTTGTCCGGCTCGTTCGCGGCCCACCTCGGCAAGGTGCGCGACGCGCTCTACGCCGACGTGGTCAGGCAGGGGTGGTTCGCCCGGCGGCCCGACACCGAGCGCACCAGGTGGACCACGATCGGCGTGGTGCTCGTGGGGGTGGGGCTGCTGGCCACGGTGGGGCTGGCCTGGTTCACCACGTACGGGCTGATCGGCCTGGCGGTGGTCATCGCGGGCGGCGCGCTGGCGGTCGGCGGCCAGTACATGCCGGCCAAGACCGCCAAGGGGTCGGCGGCGCTGGCGCACACGATGGGGTTCCGGCAGTACCTGTTCTCCGGCGAGCTGGGAGACGTGCCCGAGCAGCACCGGGTCGAGCTGTTCTCCCGCTACCTGCCCTATGCCGTGATCTTCGACGGGGTGGAGCACTGGTCGCGGGTGGTGGCCTCCGTCACCGGCAACGGGCACCAGGCCGACAACCTGTACTGGTACCACGGGCCCGCGGAGTGGGACCTGTCCAAGTTCGCCGGCTCCATGCGGACGTTCACCACGACGACGTCCGGCGCCATCTCCGCCACCCGCCAGTTCCGCTCCCTCTAG